The Thermoflexus hugenholtzii JAD2 genome has a window encoding:
- a CDS encoding RtcB family protein codes for MAREIRKQDFRRINEYLWELPTSFDPRMNVPVRIYADEELLEDALGDLSVHQAVNVASLPGLVGYVVVMPDVHQGYGMPVGGVMASKVPGGIISPGAVGYDINCGVRLLATNLTEEQIAPHLAELATRIYYNCPSGVGSEGHVPLTARQLDEVLAEGARWALRHGYARPEDLECTEEFGRMPNADPDKATPKAKERGKDQLGTLGAGNHFIEVDVVDEIFDSVAAERMGLFKGQVAVQIHCGSRGFGHQICTDYLQRFERVIHKYGIKLPDKELMCAPIDSPEGQDYIQAMACAANFAFCNRQILAHYIRKSFEEVLKPKGIAHDVWQVYDIAHNMGKIETHEIDGQRMTVCVHRKGATRAWGPGSPGLPKKYADIGQPVLIPGSMGTASYVLLGTPGSMAQTFGSTCHGAGRVMSRAQAKREIRGEKLKAELESQGIVVRAGSMAGLAEEAPRAYKDVSRVVEVVHHAGIAKKVARLRPIAVIKG; via the coding sequence ATGGCTCGGGAGATTCGCAAGCAGGATTTCCGTCGGATCAATGAGTATCTCTGGGAGCTGCCCACGTCCTTTGACCCGCGGATGAACGTCCCCGTCCGCATCTACGCGGACGAGGAGCTGCTGGAGGACGCCCTGGGGGACCTTTCGGTCCACCAGGCGGTGAATGTGGCTTCGCTGCCTGGTCTGGTAGGTTACGTGGTGGTTATGCCAGATGTTCATCAAGGCTATGGGATGCCGGTGGGTGGGGTGATGGCCAGCAAGGTCCCAGGCGGAATCATCTCTCCCGGGGCAGTGGGCTATGACATTAACTGCGGCGTTCGTCTGCTGGCGACCAACCTGACCGAGGAGCAGATCGCGCCCCATCTGGCGGAGCTGGCCACCCGGATTTACTACAACTGCCCCAGCGGCGTGGGCTCCGAGGGCCACGTCCCACTGACGGCGCGGCAGCTGGATGAGGTGCTCGCCGAGGGGGCCCGCTGGGCCCTTCGTCACGGCTACGCCCGGCCCGAGGACCTGGAGTGCACCGAGGAGTTCGGCCGCATGCCCAACGCCGACCCCGACAAGGCCACCCCCAAGGCCAAGGAGCGGGGGAAGGATCAACTGGGCACCCTGGGCGCAGGAAACCACTTCATCGAAGTGGATGTGGTAGACGAGATCTTCGATTCGGTAGCCGCAGAGCGTATGGGGCTCTTCAAGGGGCAGGTGGCCGTGCAGATCCACTGTGGCTCGCGGGGCTTCGGCCACCAGATCTGCACCGATTACCTGCAGCGCTTCGAACGGGTCATCCATAAATACGGCATCAAGCTACCGGATAAAGAGCTGATGTGCGCCCCCATCGACAGCCCCGAGGGCCAGGACTACATCCAGGCCATGGCCTGCGCGGCGAACTTCGCCTTCTGCAACCGCCAGATCCTGGCCCACTACATCCGCAAGAGCTTCGAGGAGGTCCTCAAACCGAAGGGCATCGCCCACGATGTCTGGCAGGTCTACGACATCGCCCACAACATGGGCAAGATCGAGACCCACGAGATCGACGGCCAGCGGATGACGGTGTGCGTGCACCGCAAAGGGGCGACCCGTGCCTGGGGGCCGGGCTCTCCCGGCCTGCCGAAGAAATACGCCGACATCGGTCAGCCGGTCCTGATCCCCGGCTCCATGGGCACCGCCTCCTACGTGCTGCTGGGGACGCCCGGCTCCATGGCCCAGACCTTCGGGAGCACCTGCCACGGGGCCGGCCGCGTCATGAGCCGCGCCCAGGCCAAGCGGGAGATCCGCGGCGAGAAGCTCAAGGCGGAGCTGGAGAGCCAGGGCATTGTGGTCCGCGCCGGCTCCATGGCCGGCCTGGCCGAGGAGGCCCCCCGAGCCTACAAGGACGTCAGCCGCGTGGTCGAGGTGGTCCACCACGCCGGGATCGCCAAGAAAGTGGCCCGGCTGCGGCCGATCGCCGTGATCAAGGGTTAA
- a CDS encoding archease: MPELTVPFEEIPHTADWAIRAYGRTLPELFAHAALGMYSLLTDLETVPEAERREALVEAASPEGLLVAWLNELVYLTEREGLAFKRFEILELHLPDPEDPESIGRLRAAAYGGRPESVRKYIKAVTYHNVAIRQEDGLYVVELVFDV, encoded by the coding sequence ATGCCCGAGCTGACGGTGCCCTTTGAGGAGATCCCCCACACGGCGGACTGGGCCATCCGGGCCTATGGACGCACGCTGCCGGAGCTGTTCGCCCACGCCGCCCTGGGGATGTATAGCCTGCTCACGGACCTGGAAACCGTGCCCGAGGCGGAGCGGCGGGAGGCCCTGGTCGAAGCCGCCAGCCCCGAAGGCCTGCTGGTGGCCTGGCTGAACGAGCTGGTCTACCTCACGGAGCGCGAGGGGCTGGCCTTCAAGCGCTTCGAGATCCTGGAGCTCCACCTTCCGGATCCCGAGGATCCGGAGTCCATCGGCCGGCTCCGCGCCGCCGCCTATGGAGGGCGCCCGGAATCCGTGCGAAAATATATTAAGGCGGTCACGTATCACAACGTGGCCATCCGGCAGGAGGACGGCCTCTACGTGGTGGAGCTGGTGTTCGACGTGTGA
- the selD gene encoding selenide, water dikinase SelD, whose translation MDNKTVRLTALASCAGUASKMGPEALAHVLRRLHEELPSRPHPAVLVGLEAPDDAAVYQLDEETALVQSVDFFPPVVDDPYAYGAIAAANAMSDIYAMGGEVRFALNLVAFPEGLDPEILVRILKGAAEKVREAGGVVLGGHTVSDREPKFGLAVTGIVHPQRILRKSGARPGDVLVLTKPLGSGVITTALKRDLARPEEVEEAMAWMMRLNKTAARLAVKSNAHAATDVTGFGLLGHAWEMVEASGVGLTLEVGRLPWMRGAQRCAEAEAFAGGLWRNRDFYRPHVALDPSIDERTEALLYDPQTSGGLLLAFAPRDAEAFLARMAEAGEPAWVIGRFEGEPGILVIP comes from the coding sequence TTGGACAACAAGACCGTTCGGTTAACGGCGCTCGCCTCGTGCGCAGGTTGAGCCAGCAAGATGGGCCCGGAGGCCCTGGCGCACGTGCTGCGCCGGCTCCATGAAGAGCTCCCATCCCGGCCGCATCCGGCGGTCCTGGTCGGGCTGGAGGCGCCGGATGACGCGGCCGTCTACCAGCTGGATGAGGAGACTGCCCTTGTCCAGTCGGTGGACTTTTTCCCGCCAGTGGTGGACGACCCTTACGCCTATGGGGCCATCGCCGCCGCCAACGCCATGAGCGACATCTACGCCATGGGCGGCGAGGTCCGCTTCGCCCTGAACCTGGTGGCCTTCCCGGAGGGACTGGATCCAGAGATCCTGGTCCGGATCCTGAAGGGAGCTGCGGAGAAAGTGCGGGAGGCAGGCGGGGTGGTCCTGGGTGGCCACACGGTCAGCGATCGCGAGCCCAAGTTCGGGCTGGCGGTCACCGGCATCGTCCACCCCCAGCGCATCTTGCGGAAGTCCGGGGCCCGGCCGGGGGACGTGCTGGTGCTGACCAAGCCCCTGGGCAGCGGGGTGATCACCACCGCCCTCAAGCGGGACCTGGCCCGGCCGGAGGAGGTCGAGGAGGCCATGGCCTGGATGATGCGCCTGAACAAGACGGCGGCCCGGCTGGCGGTCAAAAGCAACGCCCACGCCGCCACCGATGTCACCGGGTTCGGGCTGCTGGGCCACGCCTGGGAGATGGTCGAGGCCTCGGGGGTGGGGTTGACCCTGGAGGTCGGGCGGCTGCCCTGGATGCGGGGTGCGCAGCGCTGCGCCGAGGCCGAGGCCTTCGCCGGCGGGCTCTGGCGCAACCGGGACTTTTATCGCCCCCATGTCGCGCTGGATCCCTCCATCGACGAACGCACAGAGGCCCTGCTGTATGATCCCCAGACCTCCGGCGGGTTGCTGCTGGCCTTCGCGCCCCGGGATGCGGAGGCCTTCCTCGCCCGCATGGCTGAGGCCGGCGAGCCCGCATGGGTGATCGGCCGCTTCGAAGGAGAGCCCGGGATCCTCGTGATCCCGTAG
- a CDS encoding isopentenyl phosphate kinase, whose translation MREGTGERIFIKLGGSLITDKRRERRARLRVIRRLAEEIREALGERPGLRILVGHGSGSFGHAAAARTRIYEGISRPEDWWGFAEVALAAAELHMHVRRAFHAAGLPTLSIPPSAVAEAAGGIPIAFEARAFQRAWEVGLIPLTGGDVVFDRERGATILSTEAVFDALLEVLRPTRILLVGEVAGVLADGPEGHQVIPHLTPARFREILHAVGGSHGIDVTGGMRAKLEMALRWVERDPRLEVWIFSGRRPGALRDALRDPLRIQGTRITWA comes from the coding sequence ATGCGTGAAGGAACGGGAGAACGGATCTTCATCAAGCTGGGCGGCTCCCTGATCACCGACAAGCGCCGGGAGCGGCGGGCGCGCCTGCGGGTGATCCGCCGGCTGGCGGAGGAGATCCGCGAGGCCCTGGGGGAGCGGCCCGGGCTGCGGATCCTGGTCGGCCACGGCAGCGGCTCCTTCGGCCACGCCGCCGCCGCCCGCACCCGCATCTATGAAGGGATCTCCCGCCCGGAGGACTGGTGGGGGTTCGCGGAGGTGGCCCTGGCGGCCGCGGAGCTCCACATGCACGTCCGCCGCGCCTTCCACGCGGCCGGCCTGCCCACCCTCAGCATCCCTCCCTCCGCCGTCGCGGAGGCTGCCGGCGGGATCCCCATCGCCTTCGAGGCCCGGGCCTTCCAGCGGGCGTGGGAGGTCGGCCTGATCCCCCTGACCGGCGGGGATGTGGTCTTCGATCGGGAGCGGGGAGCGACGATCCTCTCCACGGAGGCAGTGTTCGATGCCCTGCTGGAGGTCCTCCGCCCCACCCGCATCCTGCTGGTCGGCGAGGTGGCCGGGGTGCTGGCCGACGGGCCCGAAGGACACCAGGTCATCCCCCACCTCACCCCCGCACGGTTTCGGGAGATCCTCCACGCCGTCGGGGGATCCCATGGGATCGACGTCACCGGGGGGATGCGAGCCAAGCTGGAGATGGCCCTGCGCTGGGTGGAACGGGATCCCCGCCTGGAAGTCTGGATCTTCTCGGGACGACGTCCGGGCGCCCTCCGAGACGCCCTCCGGGATCCCCTCCGCATCCAGGGGACCCGGATCACATGGGCCTGA